The DNA sequence ACAAGATGGGACTCCGCCGCGACACCTTCATCCAGGACCTGCGGGACGCGCTGCACGCGTACCGCGACGGCGCGCCCGGGGCATGAGCGCGGTGAGCCGGCGGAAGCGCATCCTCGTGGTCGAGGACGTCGAGTTCAACCGGGACCTGCTCGTACAGCTCCTGGAGGAGGATTACGAGGTGCTCACCGCCACCGATGGCGAGGAGGGCATCCGCCTGGCCGAGCGCGAGCGGCCGGATGCGATCCTCATGGATCTCTCGCTCCCCGGGCTCGACGGGTGGGAGGCGACGCGGCGGATCAAGGCCAACCCGGCGCTCCGCGGCATCCCCATCATCGCGCTCTCGGCTCACGCGATGATGGGCGACGAGGAGAAGGCGCGGCAGAGCGGCTGCGACGATTATCTGAGCAAGCCCCTCAACGAAGACCTGCTGTTCGAGAAGCTGGCCAAGCTCCTCGGCGGATGATGACCCGGCCCTCCAGGATCCTCATCGTCGACGACGAGCCCTTCAACGTCGACTACCTCGAGCAGGAGCTGTCGGACCTCGGCTACGAGACGGTCAGCGCCGCCAACGGCAAGGAGGCGCTGGAACGGGTCGAGGCCGAGGCCCCCGACCTGATCC is a window from the Candidatus Methylomirabilota bacterium genome containing:
- a CDS encoding response regulator translates to MSRRKRILVVEDVEFNRDLLVQLLEEDYEVLTATDGEEGIRLAERERPDAILMDLSLPGLDGWEATRRIKANPALRGIPIIALSAHAMMGDEEKARQSGCDDYLSKPLNEDLLFEKLAKLLGG